tttagtgatttttgtttaagaattcagTAACTAAGCAACGACAACAATAATGGTAGATAGatctatttaagtttttcatatttgtaaagattataaatctaaacttttaattttcttgatttgagatttgaattgttctgatttatttgtttatgaatttattgaaatacttgaatatttattggtTCTGATTTTAAATTGTTCTAATttattcatacttgaatatttatattgatgattgttaatgaaattagtctgtagctttatatttctagaaaaaaaaagtgttttttaatatagagtttaaattttatattgatgattgttaatgaaattagtctgtagttttatgtttctagaaaaaaaaatattattttatacggttttgttagagagatatgtggctaagatgattttttataatttaaaaaaagattgtttaattttttggtttaattattgggtttatttgttaacatagttaaatttaacagaatattcttttatttttaaggtatattctgttaaatcaagaaatgtcgttagatagacacttttaatatataaagataaagaTATTTCTCATCAAATATTATTAATGTTACAATTTATTATTACAAAGTAATCCAAATTAAGTATCAAAGCAACTCATCCTCATTATCAAAtcatataaataacaaaaacgTATGACAAAAACCAAAGACAACCTATAATAATTGAACAAATTAAAGTATATCattaactttttttcttttaaaaaaaagaagtcTAATAATGGAGAACATAAACATTATACTCAACCACAGCATCTCCATTAGAAGGATTAAACTTATGAGTACTAGCATGAGCATACCCACTTGCAAACCTAAAAAGACCACTTCCTCCAATCACAGGCATTTCTCTAACCTTATTAAACACATTGTTTCTCCCAAGAATGGTGAGAGTGCTCCCATTGTATTTTCCTTGCATTATATGGAAATTCATAGCCACAATTAGGGCAGCCTCAGTTTGTGAAGCTAACCCATAAAACCCTTGAGCTTTTCCTAGCAACTTTGAGCTTAGTTCTGGCCCTTCGGTTAAAGGATCGTCGATCATGCTAACAACCCCGAATCCAATTTTTGATGAGTTTTTCGGTGGTTGGATTATTGAGAGGGCGCTAGGGTTTTTCCCGCTGTATATGTCGTGAAAGAAGAATCGAAAGTGgctaaatttttgcttttttagCCCTAGAAGCTTTCTATCTATGGCTCTGACGAAACCATCTTCGGCTGCTCCAAGGGCGAAAACTAGGGTTAGGGTTAGAAGGATGGAGAGAATTGTAAATTGGGTTTTCGAGAATATTGAAGCTGCCATTGTTAGGGAATTatttggagagagagagagaaagagagtatTAATGAGAAGCTCGTCCTTATGTAGTGTATTTATACATTAATGTCTTGatgcaataaataaaaatagttgGTGTGATTTTCCTCATTAATTTAAAGTTGAATTTTCACCTAGTCTTTGAAGTAATAGTCTCCAATGACAACAATGACATGTGTATATATTATGAGaagatttgtatttttattctttaaaatgACTAAACTACCCTTTTCTTTTATTATGTATGGCATGTCTTTGGAGTGGAGGCATGAGGGGGTTTGGTAAAATTAGGTTTGaaagcatatatataaatatatatagcattGTTATTAGCTATCAGTATttctcattaattttttttactgttaGTTACGataaaatttgtaattaaaaataaaaaaagttataattaatttttaatcattattcttatgttatgactaaaaaatttgtggctaaatatatatattaattagttacaaaaattatatattttattgtgactaaatgtgcaTTTAATCAGaatacttattgtgactaaaactaaattagtgataatttctatttaaatattatattttagtcacatttaattaactttttattGTCAtcactaaaagtcacatttagtcataaaaaattTATGTACGTAGTGActaaaaattatcactaaaaataGCTATTTTTATAGTGTATAATACTTTATATATAAACGTGTTTTCTTTTGATTAGTTAGCGATAcgttctaaaaattattatattaaattatataaaactcaatacttaattataATAGTAGTGATACTATACACCCTCCTCATTTATATGTAGTAAAAGTCTTCAATTGATTTGTTGGACCTAACTTTCTAAGTTTTCACTAAGAAATATATGTATGACATATCAATTTGGGAGTTAGACTTTTGTACTAATATAACATAGTAAACCGACAACATTATTAATTAAGCCTTAAGaaacaacaatcaattaaaaattagagCTCACTTGAATGAATAAAGGCAAAAATACTAAAGTAAGCTTTAAAATTAACCATACCCAACATAGGAGTTCATAGCCACTCAAGCCTTAAGAAAATTAGCTCATGTTcaacacaaaaattacaatctaaattCGAAATTGTTCATCCATGGTTGCTGCCCTTTTTACAACTTATCaagtttttgatatttaaagataagaaagacaaaaacaaaatataaaaggaaAGGAAAGAGAAATGCAAACAAAAAAAAGAGCTTGTGTCCTTCTCTTCTTTTCCACTTGGATcccccttctcttttcttctctttgtaCTTTTCTGCAATTAAAGCTCttcttcaaaagaaaaaaaaaaatgccagCTGCACGTTATGGTGATGGAGTTGTACTTTCTTTTCTCCTCTTTTTGTTGTTGGGTTTCTAAGGTACAAAATTTAACCCTAAAAATAGAAGCTCAATCTTTTTCCACTTTGGCTCACTAGGTTTAGTCTCTTTCCTTCTACAGCAGCCAGCTAGTGCATTTTAAGTGACTTGGACGAATTTGCTCTGATGTGGATAAGTGAAAGtcgttttttaaactttttccaCGTTTCTTCCCAAACTGCCCAGAATGCTATAATATTGCTTCAACATTTCTGTCCAGTTTTTAGCTTTTGTTCAAACTTTTCCTTTGCTTCACTCCCTTTTTCCTAGCAAGTTAATTCTTCTTTCCCACAACAAACAAGCAAcatttaatcaaaaaaaaaaaacacacttaACACAATAAATTTTATAAGACTCAAACGTTAGCTTcctaactaaaaattaaactaaaactaCTTAAAATTAAGCAACGTACCAAACACATTTTTCACTACTCTCTTCACAATATTTTCAGCTTTAAAGCATAAAAAATAACTCtataccatagagttatcatcttttcaaaaaacaaaaaaatatttatgctgcaattttactaataatttcgTGAAAAAAGGAATGCAATTAAGAGTTAAGTTCGGGTTCTAAGATTAGATGGGTCTTAAAAAACAATTTATTAGaccttttatttgaaaattaagtgatattttgaaaaattactaatatatataatttgaaataaaaaatatttttttttgtcccTAAACTGTTCTAAATTATTAAGAGTATGATGATGATATTTGTTCATGTGGGAGATGACAAAATTATTACCAACTTCCCACTAAAGTAGCAATAATCACATGTGTTTCAGTGGGGTCAAAGTTCGAAGCACTTATAATCGAGTTGTctaagataataaaaaaaaataactaccatcatctttagtaagatgttaacgaattattaatatatgaaaagaaaataaaatatatatgtaagtatatatatatatatatatttaagatcTATAAATTACTtcattcataattaattaattttgaaatgagcACCTTATCCTTTATGCATACTTTTTTTTAGTACTAGATAGATGTTACGTGCTAAGTCAtacgtatgttaattttattttagtttttagttttttttaatatcataattttaaaattaataatattcaatgtagtgataatcattgaaatttgaaagcataatagtgatttaaataaaaacaagaattactattatactttgtaatagtaataaaaaaaattattatttgtcctaaatttatcttcaaaattaatgaaaatgctcatctgtttaaactatcaaaacatttaaatttaatttaaaataatatttaaaatttaactaattctaaatatcaaaatttgaaaataaattttaataaaaaaataaacaatatgaacaaatttattattaattgcaacactttaggtggattaattatatttaggtttCACTAACTACATAGATGCTGACCCTTTACGTGgcaacatctaataatttgttatttttttttatttaaaaaaaaatcacctaataatttttcataaaccaaaaattctattatacattttatattcttacattttttatttaatcactAAAATCTAATTTCTAAACATACATAATAATGACAATTctattatacattttatataatagatatttttcttacattttttatttaatcactAAAATCTAATTTCTAAACATACATAATAATGACAAAAGTGGTCCAAAATAACTTCACATGCATATACTATGCATATACCATGCATATAATAGTGGTCCCTCagctttaattttatatatcttTTCTTGTGCCAAATTTCAAGTATATCACACGAAAGTGATAAATGGCATCTTAATTGTTGacctaaattttatatatatatatatatatatataccatctTCAACGGTCGGTTACCATggctatataaaattatataattacatatatttCTTTAATGGCTTTAATTAGCCCCACTGATGAAAACTTTCTATaaaggtatataattttttatatataaatattattaaagcaACTCATCCtcattaatcatataaataacgAAAACGTATGACAAAAACCAAAGACAACCTGTAATAATTGAACAAATTAAAGTATATCattaactttttttcttttaaaaaaaagaagtcTAATAATGGAGAACATAAACATTATACTCAACGACAGCATCTCCATTAGAAGGATTAAACTTATGAGTACTAGCATGAGCATACCCACTTGCAAACCTAAAAAGACCACTTCCTCCAATCACAGGCATTTCTCTAACCTTATTAAACACATTGTTTCTCCCAAGAATGGTGAGAGTGCTCCCATTGTATTTTCCTTGCATTATATGAAAATTCATAGCCATAATTAGGGCAGCCTCAGTTTGTGAAGCTAACCCATAAAACCCTTGAGCTTTTCCTAGCAACTTTGAGCTTAGTTCTGGCCCTTCGGTTAAAGGATCGTCAATCATGCTAACAACCCCGAATCCATTTTTCGATGAGTTTTTCGGTGGTTGGATTATTGGGAGGGCGCTAGGGTTTTTCCCGCTGTATATGTCGTGCCAGTAGAATCGAAAGTGgctaaatttttgcttttttagCCCTAGAAGCTTTCTATCCATGGCTCTGACGAAACCATCTTCGGCTGCTCCAAGGGCGAAAACTAGGGTTAGGGTTAGAAGGATGGAGAGAATTGTGAATTGGGTTTTTGAGAATATTGAAGCTGCCATTGTTAGGGAATTatttggagagagagagagagtagtaATGAGAAGCTCGTCCTTATGTAGTGTATTTCTACATTAATGTCTTGATGCAATAAATAAAAAGAGTAGGTGTGATTTTCCTCATTAATTTAAAGTTGAATTTTCACCTAGTCTTTGAAGTAATAGTCTGCAATGAGAACATGTGTACAATGACATGTGTATATATTATGAGaagatttgtatttttattctttaaaatgactaaactacctttttcttttattatgtaTGGCATGTCTTGGGAGTGGAGGCATGAGGGGGTTTGGTAAAATTTGGTTtgaaagcatatatatatatatagtattgtTATTAGCCATCAGTATTTCTcattaacttttttttcttttttttactgTTAGTTACGataaaatttgtaattaaaaataaaaaaagttataattaatttttaatcattattcttatgttatgactaaaaaatttgtggctaaatatatgtattaattaattagttacaaaaattatattttattgtgactaaatatgcATTTAATCAGaatacttattgtgactaaaactaaattagtgacaatttctatttaaatattatatttgagtcacatttaattaactttttattGTCAtcactaaaagtcacatttagtcataaaaaaatttatgtacgtagtgattaaaaaattatcactaaaaataGCTATTTTTATAGTGTATAACACTTTATATATAAACGTGTTTTCTTTTGATTAGTTAGCGATAcgttctaaaaattattatatttaattaaaaactcaatacttaattaaataatagtgatatcacattaaaaaaaaaaaaaaatactatatacaCCCTCCTcatttatatgtaataaaaGTCTTCAATTGATTTGTTGGACCTAACTTTCTAAGTTTTCCCTAAGAAATATATGTATGACATATCAATATTGTGAGTTAGACTTTTGTACTAATATAACATAGTAAACCGACAACATTATTAATTAAGCCTTAAGAAACAACAATGATCAATTAAAAATTAGCGCTCACTTGAATGAATAAAGGCAAAAATACTAAAGTAAGCTTTAAAATTAACCATACTCAACATATGAGTTCATAGCCTCTCAAGCCTTAAGAAAATTAGCTCATGTTcaacacaaaaattacaatccaAATTCGAAATTGTTCATCCATGGTTGCTGCCCTTTTTACAACTTATCaagtttttgatatttaaagataagaaagacaaaaacaaaatataaaaggaaAGGGAAGAGAAatgcaaacaaaaaaaaagcttGTGTCCTTCTCTTCTTTTCCACTTGGATcctccttctcttttcttctctttgtaTTTTTCTGCAATTAAagctcttcttcttcaaaaaaaaaaaaaaatggcagcTGCAAGTTATGGTGATGGAGTTGTACTTTCTTTTCTCCTCTTTTTGTTGTTGGGTTTCTAGGGTACAAAATTTAACCCTAAAAATAGAAGCTCAATCTTTTTCCACTTTGGCTCACTAGGTTTAGTCTCTTTCCTTCTACAGCAGCCAGCTAGTGCATTTTAAGTGACTTGGATGGAATTTGCTCTGATGTGGATAAGTGAAAGTCGTTTTTTAGACTTTTTCCACGTTTTTTCCCAAACTGCCCAGAATGCTATAATATTGCTTCAACATTTCTGCCCAGTTTTTAGCTTTTGTTCAAACTTTTCCTTTGCTTCACTCCCTTTTTCCTAGCAAGTTAATTCTTCTTTCTCACAACGAACAAGcaacatttaataaaaaaaaaatacacttaaCACAATAAATTTTATAAGACTCAAACGTTAGCTTcctaactaaaaaataaactaaaactaCTTAAAATTAAGCAACGTACCAAACACATTTTTCACTACTCTCTTCACAATATTTTCAGCTTTAAAGCATAAAAAATAACTCtataccatagagttatcatcttttcaaaaaaacaaaaaaatatttatgctgcaattttactaataatttcgTGAAAAAAGGAATGCAATTAAGAGTTAAGTTCGGGTTCTAAGATTAGATGGGTCTTAAAAAACAATTTATTAGaccttttatttaaaaattaagtgatattttgaaaaattactaatatatataatttgaaataaaaaatatttttttttgtcccTAAACTGTTCTAAATTATTAAGAGTACGATGATGATATTTGTTCACGTGGGagatgaaaaaattattacCAACTTCCCACTAAAGTAGCAATAATCACCTGTGTTTCAGTGGGGTCAAAGTTCGAAGCACTTATAATCGAGTTGTctaagataataaaaaaaaaataactaccatcatctttagtaagatgttaacgaattattaatatatgaaaagaaaataaaatatatatgtaaatatatatatttaagatcTATAAATTACTtcattcataattaattaattttgaaatgagcACCTTATCCTTTATGCATACTTTTTTTTAGTACTAGATAGATGTTACGTGCTAAGTCAtacgtatgttaattttattttagtttttagttttttttaatatcataattttgaaattaataatattcttttttttttttttgatgaaaagcgTACAAGCAATAGATTGATAAAAAACTGTCAGACCTCGCGGTCATTACAAAGTATAGTTTCGGGCAAAGAGGATAGAGGCACAAGGCCGAACCTCTGATGAGAAAACGCCCACTTAGCCACGTTATGGGCCATAAAATTACATCGTCTACTAACATATTCAAACATACAACCAATAAAGAAAGGGGAGGTGATTTTACAAAAGGAGACGAAGTTATCAAGCTCCCACCTGGACTCCTTCCCATTAAGAGCATTGATCACCACTCTCGAATCACTCTCCAGAATAAGAAACTTGACACCCCGAACTTTAGCTTCCTGAAGGGCCAGACAGCACGCCATTGCTTCCCCACAGAGAGCATTGGAAAAATCCATCTTAGAAGTAACCACCCAGATGACCTTGCCAACGTGATCCCTTGCAACCACAGCCGCACACATGCTATCCAACCCCACTCTGATGTCGCAGTTCAGCTTCAACCAATCctgtggggggggggggggcgcCACACCTCCGTCGGACACGGTATGGGGCAAGGGAGCAAGTGAGCATgatgatctgcaaaagaaaacTGAACATAGTCAATACATTTAACAATATCAGCAGGACAATTATTATGTACCTTGTCGTTCCGAGTCCGCCATATTGTGTCAACTATCAGCGATGCATAGAGGAAAACTTCCTGATCATTTAAGCCTTTTTTGTTTAGATCCCATAAGAATTTTACCCAATCCCACACACAAATACCAGTGTCACAAATAGGGTAAATACCCCAAGGAGAGGATCGCCAAAGGTGAAAAGCGAAGTTACAAGATAGGAAAAGGTGCTCCATAGTTTCTGCTTCCGTACCACACAGGGGGCACCTCTCATCTTCGATAGGGAATCTCCTACCTAGAACCGAGCGGATCGGAAGGGCTTTGGATAGAATACACCACCAAAGAACCATGAGCCTCTCAGGGATTTTACAATTCCACAGTTTGTTCCACATGGAAGGGGCCACCTCACTTGGATTCACTCTATCCTCAGCCAGGGCTCGATAGGCTGATTTACAGGAGAAACGACCATTATTTTCCAAGGTCCAGAGCTAGCTGTCTTTGCCCGTGCCGGTAGGATTTCCTCCTTTGAGGATGGCAGAGACAGTATTACGATCGAAGAAACTATTAAGCTTTTGGATGCTCCATCCGCCATTAGGCTGAAATAACTCAACAACCTTTGACTCCCTATTCAGAACCGGCCCAGCCGGCGTGGGAGTAAAACCTTTTAGGTGAGCGATCCAAGGATCAGACCAGATGTTCGTCTCCTGACCATTAGCCACACGCTTACAAGCACCTTTTCGAATAATAGATCTGGACTTAGTCACATTTTTCCAAAACTACGAATCAGAAGGCTTCGGTTCACACTCTAGGAAGGACTTACCCTTCAGGTATTTGGCTTCGAGGATACGACAGCATAAAGATTGGTTACCTGAAAGGAGGTTCCATCCCCATTTAGCAAGGAAAGCCTGATTCATTTCTTTGGATTTGCGGAATCCTAAGCCTCCTAACGACTTAGGAAGGCAAAGTTTATCCCAGGCTTTTAGGTACAAACCATGGTTCCCCTTTTCCGAGCCCCACCAGAAATCTCGTACCAGACCATCAACCTTAGATGCAAGTCGGTTAGACAACTTAGTGGTTTGCATAGCGTAAAGAGGCAAAGATAACCCCACCGACTTTATAAGAGTAGCTCGCCCCGCTTTCGAGAGCGTCTTGGCCTTCCAACCATGTAATTTCTCAGTCAGGTTATCCAGAATAAAGTTGAAATCAGCATATTTTTGTCTTGATCTGAATAAAGGGAGCCCTAGATACTTAACGTTACCTTCTGGTGATCCAATTCCCAGCGTTTCCTTGATCCTCTGTTTCATAGCACTGGGGGTGTTCTTACTGAAGAAAATAGAGGTCTTCATTTTATTTACCTTTTGGCCTGACCAAGCGCAAAACTTTTCAAGGCAATCCCAATAGCCTTTGGCCTCCTCTAAATTGGCTTTACCCACTAGGATTAGGTCATCTGCGAAGAAGATATGGGATAGCGTCGGGCCTCCCCTACTTAACCTGATTCCACTAATGGTTTTCGAGTTCTGGGCATCCTCCAGAAGTCTAGATAGAATTTCCGCGCCCCAGATGAATAGATAAGGGGACAAGGGGTCGCCTTGCCTGAGACCGCATGAGGGAATGATCTTGCCAACCGATCCTCCATTCAGGCAAACATTAAGGGAGGTGGTGGCAATGCACTGAGAAACCCATGTTCTGAACTCTTGGGGAACCGCAAAGCATTTCaatgtagtgataatcattgaaatttgaaagcataatagtgatttaaataaaaacaagaattattattatactttgtaatagtaataaaaaaaactattatttgtcctaaatttatcttcggaattaatgaaaatgctcatctggttaaactatcaaaatatttaaatttaatttaaaataatatttaaaatttaactaattctaaatatcaaaatttgaaaataaattttaataaaaaaataaacaatatgaacaaatttattattaattgcaacactttaggaggattaattatatttaggtttCACTAACTACATAGATACTGACCCTAATTACGTGgcaacatctaataatttgttattttttttatttaaaaaaaaatcacctaataatttttcataaaccaaaaattctattatacattttatatagaatagatatttttcttacattttttatttaatcactAAAATCTAATTTCTAAACATACATAATAATGACAAttctattatatattttatataatagatatttttcttacattttttatttaatcactAAAATCTAATTTCTAAACATACATAATAATGACAAAAGTGGTCCAAAATAACTTCACATGCATATACTATGCATATACCATGCATATAATAGGGGTCCCTCagctttaattttatatatcttTTCTTGTGCCAAATTTCAAGTATATCACACGAAAGTGATAAATGGCATCTTAATTGTTGacctaaattttatatatatatatatatatatatatatatatatatatatttatatatataccatcCTCAACGGTCGGTTACCATggctatataaaattatataattacatatatttCTTTAATGGCTTTAATTAGCCCCACTCATGAAAACTTTCTATaaaggtatataattttttatatataaatattattaaagcaACTCATCCtcattaatcatataaataacaaaaacgTATGACAAAAACCAAAGACAACCTATAATAATTGAACAAATTAAAGTATGTCattaactttttttcttttaaaaaaaagaagtcTAATAATGGAGAACATAAACATTATACTCAACGACAGCATCTCCATTAGAAGGATTAAACTTATGAGTACTAGCATGAGCATACCCACTTGCAAACCTAAAAAGACCACTTCCTCCAATCACAGGCATTTCTCTAACCTTATTAAACACATTGTTTCTCCCAAGAATGGTGAGAGTGCTCCCATTGTATTTTCCTTGCATTATATGAAAATTCATAGCC
This Cannabis sativa cultivar Pink pepper isolate KNU-18-1 chromosome 6, ASM2916894v1, whole genome shotgun sequence DNA region includes the following protein-coding sequences:
- the LOC115695898 gene encoding dirigent protein 22-like, which produces MAASIFSKTQFTILSILLTLTLVFALGAAEDGFVRAIDRKLLGLKKQKFSHFRFFFHDIYSGKNPSALSIIQPPKNSSKIGFGVVSMIDDPLTEGPELSSKLLGKAQGFYGLASQTEAALIVAMNFHIMQGKYNGSTLTILGRNNVFNKVREMPVIGGSGLFRFASGYAHASTHKFNPSNGDAVVEYNVYVLHY
- the LOC115695896 gene encoding dirigent protein 19-like, which translates into the protein MAASIFSKTQFTILSILLTLTLVFALGAAEDGFVRAMDRKLLGLKKQKFSHFRFYWHDIYSGKNPSALPIIQPPKNSSKNGFGVVSMIDDPLTEGPELSSKLLGKAQGFYGLASQTEAALIMAMNFHIMQGKYNGSTLTILGRNNVFNKVREMPVIGGSGLFRFASGYAHASTHKFNPSNGDAVVEYNVYVLHY